A genomic window from Triticum urartu cultivar G1812 chromosome 7, Tu2.1, whole genome shotgun sequence includes:
- the LOC125524309 gene encoding ent-copalyl diphosphate synthase 1, chloroplastic-like yields the protein MQLHLLPPAWVPSGYAANGPRPRALAVKGPCRFSGKGDAALVETAGSRVALQIAQATSVSSAKGLQTNLVRNDIQILERTEEPCDLDDYCVIPGAEFGQPLVNQVRMMLGSMSDGEISVSAYDTAWVALVPRLGDGDSPQFPATLRWILDNQLPDGSWGDAALFSAYDRITNTLACVVALTKWSLGPDKCSRGLSFLEENMWRLAEEDLESMPIGFEIAFPSLLDVAKSLGIGFPYDHHALQRIYANREVKLKRIPMEMMHRIPTTILHSLEGMPGVDWHKILRLQSSDGSFLYSPSATAFALKQTGDAKCFEYIDRIVKKFNGGVPNVYPVDLFEHIWVVDRLERLGISRYFKQEIKQCLDYVHSHWTEDGICWARNSAVRDVDDTAMAFRLLRLHGYTVSPSVFEKFEKDGEFFCFAGQSTQAVTGMYNLNRASQLRFPGEDVLQRAGRFSYEFLREREAQGTIRDKWIIAKDLPGEVKYTLDFPWYASLPRVEARAYLDQYGGENDVWIGKTLYRMPLVNNNTYLELAKRDFNRCQVQHQLEWHGLQKWFIENGLETFGVALRDVLRAYFLAAACIFEPSRATERLAWAKVSVLANIITKYLHSDLSGNEMMERFMHGGLHEGNSTISWRKGDAKEDILVGVLQQFIDLLAQETLPVGEGPMYINNLLRCAWIEWMMQLINREDDTYDSSVIQAGSCMVHDKQTFLLLVKIIEICGGRTGEASSMINSKDGACFIQLASSICDNLHHKMLLSQDTETNEAAMSHMDEKIEAGMQELTQNFLQTHDDGASSETKRTLLSVVRSCYYAANCPRHVFDRHVSKVIFEHVF from the exons ATGCAGCTCCACCTATTGCCGCCGGCGTGGGTGCCATCGGGCTACGCCGCCAACGGACCGCGACCACGCGCCCTTGCCGTCAAAG GTCCATGCCGTTTCAGCGGCAAAGGAGATGCTGCCCTTGTGGAAACCGCCGGCTCACGCGTCGCTCTCCAGATTGCGCAGGCCACCAGCGTATCCAGTGCTAAAG GGTTGCAAACAAACCTTGTCAGAAATGATATTCAGATTCTAGAACGGACCGAGGAACCATGTGACCTCGACGACTACTGTGTGATTCCTGGGGCGGAGTTTGGGCAGCCACTGGTCAACCAAGTGAGGATGATGCTGGGATCGATGAGTGACGGCGAAATCAGCGTGTCGGCATACGACACTGCCTGGGTCGCCCTGGTGCCGAGGCTCGGTGACGGCGATAGCCCCCAGTTCCCCGCCACCCTCCGGTGGATTCTCGACAACCAGCTCCCAGACGGCTCCTGGGGAGACGCTGCCCTGTTCTCCGCCTATGACCGGATCACCAACACCCTTGCCTGTGTCGTGGCTCTCACAAAGTGGTCTCTTGGCCCTGATAAATGCAGTAGAG GGCTCTCTTTTCTGGAAGAGAACATGTGGAGGCTAGCAGAGGAAGACCTGGAGTCGATGCCCATCGGCTTCGAGATTGCGTTTCCTTCTCTCCTGGACGTGGCCAAGAGCTTGGGCATTGGGTTCCCGTATGATCACCATGCTCTGCAGCGCATATATGCCAACAGAGAAGTGAAGCTCAAGAG GATTCCGATGGAGATGATGCACAGAATTCCAACGACGATCCTGCATTCCCTTGAAGGTATGCCCGGGGTGGACTGGCACAAGATCCTCAGGCTCCAGTCTAGTGATGGGTCCTTCCTCTATTCTCCTTCGGCTACAGCCTTTGCTCTCAAGCAAACTGGTGACGCAAAATGCTTCGAGTACATCGACAGAATCGTCAAGAAATTCAATGGAGGAG TTCCCAATGTTTACCCGGTCGATCTCTTTGAACACATCTGGGTCGTCGATCGGCTGGAGCGTCTTGGAATCTCGCGCTACTTCAAGCAAGAAATTAAACAGTGCTTGGACTATGTCCACAG CCACTGGACTGAAGACGGGATTTGCTGGGCAAGGAACTCCGCTGTAAGAGACGTGGATGACACAGCCATGGCCTTCCGGCTGCTGCGGCTGCATGGATACACCGTCTCGCCGA GTGTATTTGAGAAGTTTGAGAAGGACGGGGAGTTCTTCTGTTTCGCGGGGCAATCAACGCAAGCAGTCACTGGGATGTACAACCTGAACAGGGCCTCTCAGCTAAGATTCCCTGGAGAGGATGTGTTGCAGCGTGCAGGGAGATTCTCGTATGAGTTCCTTAGAGAAAGGGAAGCCCAGGGCACTATTCGGGACAAATGGATCATTGCTAAGGATCTACCAGGCGAG GTAAAATATACACTGGACTTCCCATGGTATGCAAGCTTACCGCGTGTAGAAGCAAGGGCCTACCTAGATCAATATGGTGGTGAGAATGATGTCTGGATTGGAAAGACACTCTACAG GATGCCACTTGTGAACAACAACACCTATCTTGAATTGGCAAAGCGTGATTTCAATCGCTGCCAAGTCCAACATCAGCTTGAGTGGCATGGCCTACAAAA GTGGTTTATTGAGAATGGCCTCGAGACTTTTGGGGTGGCTTTAAGAGATGTTCTGAGAGCTTATTTTCTAGCTGCCGCTTGCATTTTCGAACCAAGCCGTGCCACAGAGCGACTTGCATGGGCCAAGGTCTCAGTGCTGGCCAACATTATTACTAAATATCTTCATAGCGATTTATCGGGTAATGAAATGATGGAACGGTTTATGCACGGAGGTCTCCATGAAGGAAATAGTACTATATCATG GCGTAAAGGAGATGCAAAAGAGGACATTCTTGTGGGGGTACTTCAGCAGTTTATTGATTTATTGGCACAAGAGACACTACCTGTTGGTGAAGGACCAATGTACATCAACAATTTGTTACGCTGCGCT TGGATTGAATGGATGATGCAACTGATAAATAGAGAGGATGACACATACGATTCAAGTGTTATTCAAGCAGGGTCGTGCATGGTTCACGATAAACAAACATTTTTGCTTCTAGTCAAAATTATTGAGATTTGTGGTGGACGAACCGGTGAAGCATCATCGATGATAAACAGCAAGGATGGTGCTTGCTTTATTCAACTTGCGTCCTCTATTTGTGACAACCTTCACCACAAGATGTTACTTTCTCAG GACACCGAAACTAACGAGGCGGCGATGAGCCACATGGATGAGAAAATCGAGGCTGGCATGCAGGAACTCACCCAGAACTTTCTCCAGACGCATGACGATGGGGCGAGCAGCGAGACGAAGCGGACCTTGTTGAGCGTCGTGAGGAGCTGTTACTACGCGGCTAACTGCCCTCGCCATGTATTCGATAGACATGTTTCGAAGGTCATTTTCGAACATGTGTtttga